Proteins encoded together in one Deinococcus hopiensis KR-140 window:
- a CDS encoding acyl-CoA thioesterase, whose translation MTLGVNAVPESRSALRVRYAETDAMGVAHHANYPVWFEVGRTDLMHALGLPYAEVEARGYFLMLSSLNVEYRRAARYDDHLTILTRVGAVRSRTLSFAYEVRRGEELLATGETRHIATDRNYRPARLPVDVRSLLSGGETG comes from the coding sequence GTGACCCTGGGCGTGAACGCCGTCCCCGAGAGCCGAAGCGCCCTGCGGGTGCGGTACGCCGAGACCGACGCGATGGGGGTGGCCCACCACGCCAACTACCCGGTGTGGTTCGAGGTGGGCCGCACGGACCTGATGCACGCCCTGGGCCTGCCCTACGCCGAGGTGGAAGCGCGCGGCTACTTCCTGATGCTTTCCAGCCTGAATGTGGAGTACCGCCGCGCCGCCCGTTACGACGATCACCTCACCATCCTGACGCGGGTGGGCGCGGTGCGCTCGCGGACCCTGAGCTTCGCGTACGAGGTGCGGCGCGGTGAGGAGCTCCTGGCGACGGGAGAGACGCGCCACATCGCCACGGACAGAAACTACCGCCCCGCGCGGTTGCCGGTGGACGTGCGGTCTCTGCTGTCGGGGGGGGAGACGGGTTGA
- a CDS encoding NUDIX hydrolase, which translates to MSHLSRTLPIKRAAHVYLVQDGHLLLVEERMDDGSIFYGLPGGKAMPGESLADAAVRQVAFETGLTVTDLQFVSLLEGEMLTGTRNECYANFARFTAAFHGDIDPTDPEVVGVKWTPFTQVEGLVRYGPPPEVEERNPLIWVPTRDFLRGEARTYYPI; encoded by the coding sequence ATGAGCCACCTGTCGCGCACCCTGCCGATCAAGCGCGCCGCGCACGTTTACCTCGTCCAGGACGGACACCTGCTGCTCGTCGAGGAACGCATGGATGACGGCAGCATCTTTTACGGCCTCCCCGGCGGCAAGGCGATGCCCGGCGAGAGCCTTGCCGACGCCGCTGTGCGTCAGGTCGCCTTCGAGACGGGCCTGACCGTTACGGACCTGCAGTTCGTCTCGCTGCTCGAAGGTGAGATGCTGACCGGCACCCGCAACGAGTGCTACGCCAATTTCGCCCGCTTTACCGCCGCCTTTCACGGCGACATCGACCCCACCGATCCCGAGGTGGTGGGCGTGAAGTGGACGCCCTTCACGCAGGTGGAGGGCCTGGTCCGCTACGGCCCACCCCCCGAGGTCGAGGAACGCAACCCCCTGATCTGGGTGCCCACCCGCGACTTCCTGCGCGGTGAGGCCCGGACCTACTACCCCATTTGA
- the lepB gene encoding signal peptidase I, with the protein MKRSPLKRSTLRSFWREWGSPVAFALLFTQFGATAVRVDGASMMPGLRHGEWLAVPKVEGWAHHLGAGGYHRGDVVVFKPPREAAGERTHVYRGVTLPWAYRPYLVKRVVALPGDRVRMNRGGLYVNGRAVKQAWTLPFWAKLCLDRGSVLASSVAAAPDEMNRREVTVPPGHYFVMGDNRSPGGSLDSRVFGSVATTDIAGRAVASVWPLAVPERATPPCDGQPAPERRVTYRGPSRWNPRLLRPPEGLEEVR; encoded by the coding sequence GTGAAGCGCTCTCCTTTGAAACGTTCCACGCTGCGGAGCTTCTGGCGCGAGTGGGGCTCGCCGGTCGCCTTCGCGCTGCTGTTCACGCAGTTTGGAGCCACGGCGGTGCGGGTGGACGGCGCGAGCATGATGCCGGGCCTGCGCCACGGCGAGTGGCTGGCCGTGCCGAAGGTAGAAGGCTGGGCGCATCACCTCGGAGCAGGCGGTTACCATCGGGGCGACGTGGTGGTGTTCAAGCCGCCGCGCGAGGCCGCGGGCGAGAGGACGCACGTGTACCGGGGGGTGACGCTGCCCTGGGCGTACCGCCCGTACCTCGTCAAGCGGGTGGTGGCGCTGCCGGGGGACCGGGTGCGGATGAACCGGGGCGGCCTGTATGTGAATGGCCGGGCGGTGAAGCAGGCGTGGACCCTTCCCTTCTGGGCGAAGCTCTGCCTGGACCGCGGCAGCGTGCTGGCGAGCAGCGTGGCTGCTGCGCCGGACGAGATGAACCGCCGCGAAGTGACGGTGCCCCCCGGCCACTACTTCGTGATGGGCGACAACCGCAGTCCCGGCGGCAGCCTCGACAGCCGGGTGTTCGGTTCCGTCGCCACCACCGACATCGCGGGGCGGGCCGTGGCAAGCGTATGGCCGCTGGCGGTGCCCGAGCGGGCCACCCCTCCCTGCGACGGGCAGCCTGCGCCCGAGCGGCGCGTGACCTACAGGGGTCCCTCGCGCTGGAACCCGCGCCTGCTGAGACCACCCGAGGGCTTGGAAGAGGTCCGCTAG
- a CDS encoding M1 family metallopeptidase, which translates to MNGSRLTVKLPLLPRLAVLGLLALTASGWSVAAGGAASSPAPTLGDALFPGLGQLGLDVQHYDVALSVDRPGTAELRGVVTLTLGSTRLLPTIRLDFTGPEVGAVRWNGQPVPFVVEAGAQKLTVTPPASLRPGETARLTVEYGGRAGTVTDPDLGLDLGWEGVLEAGTNYTLSEPHGAHSFLPSNDHPADTATFTTRLTVPAGFTAAASGVEDLIAEGAEARAGRHTFVFHQARPIPTYALGLHIGHLERVESPAVPVGPGGAPVVRRDYFPMGTPDRVRAAYRRTDEMLRALSGWFGPYPFAAYGVAVLPPQVDVPALETATLSTMPVESSNEQVALHELAHQWFGNAVPLRRWADVWLNEGFATYAELLWTEAQGGDGPAMVRRWYARLQSRGTRPLVAATQEELFDSTAYQRGALTLHALRLAVGDAAFRDFLHTYTARFSGGSSSNNAVDTADFLALVRERVGAAGEAAVRPWVFDVGLPPLPVGEK; encoded by the coding sequence TTGAACGGGTCCCGGCTCACCGTGAAGCTCCCCCTCTTGCCCCGCCTCGCCGTGCTGGGGCTGCTGGCCCTGACCGCTTCCGGCTGGAGCGTCGCTGCGGGTGGTGCGGCGTCTTCCCCTGCGCCCACCCTGGGCGACGCCCTGTTTCCAGGGCTCGGTCAACTCGGGCTGGACGTGCAGCATTACGACGTGGCGCTCAGTGTGGACCGGCCTGGCACCGCGGAATTGCGCGGCGTGGTCACGCTGACGCTGGGCAGCACCCGGCTCCTGCCCACCATTCGGTTGGACTTCACCGGGCCGGAGGTTGGCGCCGTGCGCTGGAACGGCCAGCCTGTGCCCTTCGTGGTGGAGGCGGGGGCCCAGAAGCTCACCGTGACGCCGCCCGCCTCGCTGCGGCCCGGTGAAACGGCCCGCCTGACCGTGGAGTATGGGGGCCGCGCCGGTACGGTCACGGACCCCGATCTGGGCCTGGACCTGGGTTGGGAGGGTGTGCTGGAGGCAGGCACCAACTACACCCTCAGCGAACCTCACGGCGCACACTCGTTTTTGCCGTCAAACGATCACCCCGCCGACACGGCCACCTTCACCACCCGCTTGACTGTTCCAGCGGGATTCACGGCGGCGGCGAGCGGTGTGGAAGACCTCATCGCCGAAGGCGCAGAGGCGCGGGCAGGGCGGCACACCTTCGTGTTCCACCAGGCCAGGCCCATTCCCACCTATGCGCTGGGCCTCCATATCGGGCATCTGGAGCGGGTGGAGTCGCCCGCTGTGCCCGTCGGCCCCGGGGGAGCGCCCGTCGTGCGCCGGGATTACTTTCCCATGGGCACGCCAGACCGCGTGCGCGCCGCCTACCGCCGCACGGACGAGATGCTGCGCGCGCTGTCGGGGTGGTTCGGTCCTTATCCCTTCGCGGCTTACGGCGTGGCTGTCCTGCCTCCGCAGGTGGACGTGCCCGCGCTCGAGACCGCCACCCTCTCCACCATGCCGGTGGAATCGAGCAACGAGCAGGTGGCCCTGCACGAACTGGCCCACCAGTGGTTCGGGAACGCCGTGCCGCTGCGCCGCTGGGCAGACGTGTGGCTCAACGAGGGGTTTGCCACCTACGCCGAGCTCCTGTGGACCGAGGCACAGGGTGGAGACGGTCCGGCGATGGTCCGCCGCTGGTACGCCCGACTGCAAAGCCGGGGCACCCGGCCCCTCGTCGCCGCCACCCAGGAGGAGCTGTTCGACTCCACCGCCTACCAGCGCGGGGCCCTGACCCTGCACGCGCTGAGGCTGGCCGTGGGTGACGCGGCCTTCCGCGACTTTCTGCACACCTATACGGCCCGCTTCTCGGGCGGCAGTTCCTCAAACAACGCGGTGGACACGGCAGACTTCCTCGCCCTCGTGCGCGAACGGGTGGGCGCAGCGGGCGAGGCGGCGGTGCGGCCCTGGGTGTTTGACGTGGGGTTGCCGCCCCTTCCGGTAGGGGAGAAGTAA
- a CDS encoding PadR family transcriptional regulator, with amino-acid sequence MDVNLFKGNLNLILLSVLEGGEGYGLDLTKRVDALTGGHITLNAGSLYPALHRLERAGHLTATLVTPARGGPPVKTYRLTDAGRVELERRREAYSAFDQALRSLW; translated from the coding sequence GTGGACGTGAATCTGTTCAAGGGCAATCTGAACCTGATCCTGCTGAGCGTACTGGAGGGCGGTGAGGGGTATGGCCTGGACCTGACCAAGCGTGTGGACGCGCTGACCGGGGGGCACATCACCCTGAACGCCGGGAGCCTGTATCCGGCGCTACACCGCCTGGAACGGGCTGGGCACCTGACAGCGACGTTGGTCACCCCGGCGCGTGGCGGGCCGCCCGTCAAGACCTACCGCCTCACCGACGCGGGCCGAGTGGAACTCGAGCGGCGGCGTGAGGCATACTCGGCCTTCGATCAGGCGTTGCGGAGCCTGTGGTGA